The region TAATTCGTATGGAACAACGGGTAGGTCAGCCCTGCCCCCGCACATGCACGCATTGCCCGCCTGAATAGGTGGCAGCCACGGCACGGTCGTCGCCCAGCAGCGCGAAGGCAAACAGCAATTCCTCCAGGCTTTGACAGCCAGCCGTGCGGCGCGCCAGCAGCGGCGTCGATTGCTTGTCGAGCACGATGAAGTCCGCTTCCGTGCCTGCAGCGAAATTGCCCAGCGTGCCTTCCAGCTGCATGGCCCGTGCAGCACCCAGGGTCGCCAGGTAAAACATGCGCAAGGCGGGCAGATAGCTGCCTTTCAAGCGTGCTACTTTATAGGCTTCGTTCATGGTTTGCAACATCGAGAACGAGGTGCCGCCGCCCACATCGGTGGCCAGCGACAGCAGCACTTTCGCCGCATCGGCCCGCTCGAAATCGAACAGGCCGCTGCCGAGGAACAAGTTGGAGGTGGGACAAATGGCGGCCGCCGAGGACGTTTCCGCCATGCGCGCGCGGTCGCGCTCGTCGAGCCAGATGCAATGGCCGAACATGGCGCGCGGGCGCAGCATGCCGTAGTGGTCATACACGTCGAGGTAGCTGCGCGCCTGCGGATGCAGTTCGCGCACCCAGCGGCATTCATCCTCGTTTTCCGACACGTGCGTCTGCAGATAGGTGTCCGGATAGGCGCGCGCCAGTTCGCCCGCCAGGTGCATCTGTTCGTTGGTGGAAGTGGGCACGAAACGGGGCGTGATCGCGTACAGCGAACGGCCCTGCTTGTGCCAGCGCCGTATCAGTTCTTCGCTTTCACGCGCCCCCGACTCGGCCGTGTCGCGCAGGAAATCGGGGCAGTTACGGTCCATCATCACCTTGCCGGCCACCATGCGCAGGCCGCGCTCTTCGCTGGCGCCAAAGAAGGCGTCGACCGATTGCGGGTGCACGCTGCCATACACCATCGCGGTGGTGGTACCGCAACGCAGCAGTTCGTCGAGGAAAAACTCGGCCACATTGCGCGCATGTACCGGATCTTCGAACGCGCGCTCGGTCGGGAAGGTATATGTTTCCAGCCATGGCAGCAGGCCCGGCGCGGGCGAGGCGATCATTTCCGTCTGTGGAAAATGCAAGTGGGTGTCGATAAAGCCAGGAACAATCAGCTTGCCACGATAGTCGATGACCTCGGTACCTGCCGGCAAGCCAGGCAACAATTGATCGTATTCGCCGGCGGCAAGCACCTTGCCGTCGGCCACGACCAGCAAGCCGTCCGTGTGAAACGCGTGCGCATCCTCGCTGAAGGCGGGATCGGCGTGGAAGTGCAGCAAGCTGGCACGGTAAGCTTGCACTGAAACAGGAACGATCGGCATGACTTCTTTCTATGACTGGTGAACCGCGGCGCGTGACTTGCGGCGCGGTGGCGTGCTGGCAGAAACCAGCCGCAGCGGCGTGGCCAGCGCCGCTTCAGCGGCTTGCTCCCACACCATTAATAATTGACAGGCCACCGAGGCGGCGATCACGGCCGGCGCCTTGTTGCGGATGCCGGGCATGCCGATAGGGCAGACCATGGCGGCAATCTTTTCATCCGGCACGCCCTTCGCCTGCAAGCGGTGTTCGAACTGCTTGCGTTTCGTGTGCGAGCCGATCAGGCCGAACCAGCCTGCATCCTCGCGCGCCATGATCGCTTCCGTCAGGCGCTGGTCCAGCGCGTGGCTGTGCGTCATGACCAGGAAACTGCCACTGGCCGGCGCCATGGCGACAAATTCTTCCGGCGCATCGGTGGCGGCAATGCGTACATTATCGGGCAATTGCGCGGGGAACATGTCCTCGCGCTCATCGACCCAGGTGATATTGCACGGCAAATGGGCCAGCGCACGCACAATGGCCGCGCCCACATGGCCGGCGCCAAACAAGGTCAGGTGCGCTCGTGGCGCCAGGCAAGGGTCGACCAGCCAGCGCCGGCCGTCGCTACCCTGCGCCACATGCGTGCCGCGCTCGCGCGAAAAGGTATCGGGCGCCTGGCCGGCGGTGCCGCCGAGCCATGCGCCATCGGCATCGAACAGGCTTGATGCCGGCTCGCCATCGAGCGCGATCACGCGCCAGCTGTCTTGCTGGCGACGTTCGCGCAATGCCTGCAGCATGGCGTTGAGAGTCCCATCAACCGGCTCGAACGCCAGGTGGACCACGCCGCCGCAACACTGGCCCAGACTGGGGCCCAGCGCAAAGCGTTCCAGTTTTGCCCGAGTGGCGCCGGTCGCCAGCATGGTCTTGGCGATTTCCACCGCGCGCAATTCCAGGTGGCCGCCGCCGATGGTGTCCAGTTGCCCCTCATTGGTGACGCGCATCCTGGCGCCCGCCTCGCGCGGACCCGAGCCTTCCACCAGCGCCACCGTCACCAGTACCGAAGGAACATCATCATGCGGCAGTGCCGTCAGCCAGTCGCTCATCTGTTACTCCTGTACGGCCACGGTGGACGCGGCTTGCACCGCCATCACGGCCTTGAGGATTTCCTCGCTGGTGGCCGGCGCATTCAACGGTGGCTGCACGGCATGGCCGCCGACGCTGGAAATGGCGTCGCGGATCGCAAAGAACACGGAAAACGGCAGCAGCAGCGGCGGCTCGCCGACGGCTTTCGAGCGGTGGATGCTGTCTTCCACATTGCGGTTCTGGAACAGATTGACACGAAAATCTTCCGGGCAATCGGAAATGCCGGGGATTTTATAGGTCGACGGCGCATGCGTCATCAGCTTGCCCGCGCCATTCCACCACAGCTCTTCCGTTGTCAGCCAGCCCATGCCCTGGATAAACGCGCCTTCCACCTGGCCGATATCGATGGCCGGATTGAGCGACTGGCCGGCATCGTATAAAGCGTCGGCGCGCAGCAGCTTCCATTCGCCGGTCAGCGTATCGACCACCACTTCGGCCACCGCCGCGCCATAGGCGTAGTAGGAAAACGGGTGGCCGGTCATGGTCTTGGCGTCCCAGTGCAGGCCGGGCGTGGCATAGAAACCATCGGACCACAGCTGCACGCGGGCCAGGTAGGCTTTTTGCACCAGTTCAGGAAACGGCAGCACATGGCCGTTGACGTGGATATTGTTGTCGAAAAAGCGCACGTCCGCCGCCGCGCCGCCATACAGTTTGACGGCGTAGTCGCTCATCCGTTCGCGGATCTGGCGCGCCGCATCCTGCGCCGCCTTGCCGTTCAGGTCGGCGCCGGTGGAGGCCGCCGTGGCCGAGGTATTGGCGACCTTGCTGGTATCGGTGGCGGTGGCCCGCACCCGTTCCAGGTCCAGGCCCAGCTCATGCGCCACCACCTGCATCACCTTGGTATTGATGCCCTGCCCCATTTCCGTGCCGCCGTGGTTGACGAGCACCGAGCCGTCGACATACACGTGCACCAGGGCGCCGGCCTGGTTCAGATGGCTGACATTGAAGGCGATGCCGAATTTCAATGGCGTGAATGCCAGGCCTTTTTTCAGCACCGGGCTGGACTCGTTGTACGCGTCGATGGCAAAACGGCGCGCGCGGTAGTCGCTGGTCTGCTCGAGCTCGGCCACCAGTTCATGGATCACATTGTCGACGATCACCTGGCCATACGGCGTGACATTGCGCCCTTCGCTGCCGTCGCGGCCATAGAAATTGAGCAGGCGAATATCCAATGCATCGCGCCGCAGATGGCGCGCGATTTCATCGATCACATACTCGATGGCGATCGCGCCCTGCGGCCCGCCAAAACCCCGGAACGCCGTGTTCGACTGGGTATTGGTCTTGCCGCAGGCGGCACGGATATCGACGTCGGACAAATAATAGGTATTGTCGAAATGGCAGACGGCGCGCGTGGCGACCGGGCCGGAGAGATCCGCCGAATAGCCGGCGCGCGAGGTCATGTCGACTTTGGCGGCAAGGATCTTGCCGGTCTCGTCATAGCCCACTTCGTATTCATAATAAAAGCAATGGCGCTTGCCCGTGACCAGCATGTCGTCGTCGCGGTCGGCGCGCAGTTTGACGGGGCGTTTCAGTTTCGCCGCCGCAATCGACGCGGCCGCCGCCCACAGCGCCGACTGGGATTCCTTGCCGCCAAAGCCGCCGCCCATGCGCCGGCATTCGACCGTGATGTTATGCGAATGCACGCCCAGCGCATGCGCCACCACGTGCTGCATTTCGCTCGGGTGCTGGGTCGAGCACAGCACCAGCATGCCCTGCGCTTCCTTCGGGATCGCGTAGGAAATCTGGCCTTCCAGATAAAACTGCTCCTGCCCGCCCACATAGAGCTGGCCCCTGACCACATGCGGTGCGTTTTCAAATGCGGCCTGGCAGTCGCCGCGCGCCAGCCGCATCGGCGGCAGCACATATGACTGCGCCGCCTTCGCCGCCTGCGGCGTCATAATCGCCGGCAATTCTTCATACGTCACCTGCGCCAGACGGGCGGCGCGGCGCGCATGGTCATGCGTATCGGCCACCACGATAA is a window of Janthinobacterium sp. J1-1 DNA encoding:
- the xdhC gene encoding xanthine dehydrogenase accessory protein XdhC, producing MSDWLTALPHDDVPSVLVTVALVEGSGPREAGARMRVTNEGQLDTIGGGHLELRAVEIAKTMLATGATRAKLERFALGPSLGQCCGGVVHLAFEPVDGTLNAMLQALRERRQQDSWRVIALDGEPASSLFDADGAWLGGTAGQAPDTFSRERGTHVAQGSDGRRWLVDPCLAPRAHLTLFGAGHVGAAIVRALAHLPCNITWVDEREDMFPAQLPDNVRIAATDAPEEFVAMAPASGSFLVMTHSHALDQRLTEAIMAREDAGWFGLIGSHTKRKQFEHRLQAKGVPDEKIAAMVCPIGMPGIRNKAPAVIAASVACQLLMVWEQAAEAALATPLRLVSASTPPRRKSRAAVHQS
- the xdhB gene encoding xanthine dehydrogenase molybdopterin binding subunit — encoded protein: MNHPVTPELQAAAWAAVGKSSPHESAQLHVLGQATYTDDIAELQGTLHAALGLSQKPHARISAMDLSKVRASAGVTAVFTAQDIPGTNDCGPIIHDDPILAAELVQYVGQPIFIVVADTHDHARRAARLAQVTYEELPAIMTPQAAKAAQSYVLPPMRLARGDCQAAFENAPHVVRGQLYVGGQEQFYLEGQISYAIPKEAQGMLVLCSTQHPSEMQHVVAHALGVHSHNITVECRRMGGGFGGKESQSALWAAAASIAAAKLKRPVKLRADRDDDMLVTGKRHCFYYEYEVGYDETGKILAAKVDMTSRAGYSADLSGPVATRAVCHFDNTYYLSDVDIRAACGKTNTQSNTAFRGFGGPQGAIAIEYVIDEIARHLRRDALDIRLLNFYGRDGSEGRNVTPYGQVIVDNVIHELVAELEQTSDYRARRFAIDAYNESSPVLKKGLAFTPLKFGIAFNVSHLNQAGALVHVYVDGSVLVNHGGTEMGQGINTKVMQVVAHELGLDLERVRATATDTSKVANTSATAASTGADLNGKAAQDAARQIRERMSDYAVKLYGGAAADVRFFDNNIHVNGHVLPFPELVQKAYLARVQLWSDGFYATPGLHWDAKTMTGHPFSYYAYGAAVAEVVVDTLTGEWKLLRADALYDAGQSLNPAIDIGQVEGAFIQGMGWLTTEELWWNGAGKLMTHAPSTYKIPGISDCPEDFRVNLFQNRNVEDSIHRSKAVGEPPLLLPFSVFFAIRDAISSVGGHAVQPPLNAPATSEEILKAVMAVQAASTVAVQE
- the guaD gene encoding guanine deaminase produces the protein MPIVPVSVQAYRASLLHFHADPAFSEDAHAFHTDGLLVVADGKVLAAGEYDQLLPGLPAGTEVIDYRGKLIVPGFIDTHLHFPQTEMIASPAPGLLPWLETYTFPTERAFEDPVHARNVAEFFLDELLRCGTTTAMVYGSVHPQSVDAFFGASEERGLRMVAGKVMMDRNCPDFLRDTAESGARESEELIRRWHKQGRSLYAITPRFVPTSTNEQMHLAGELARAYPDTYLQTHVSENEDECRWVRELHPQARSYLDVYDHYGMLRPRAMFGHCIWLDERDRARMAETSSAAAICPTSNLFLGSGLFDFERADAAKVLLSLATDVGGGTSFSMLQTMNEAYKVARLKGSYLPALRMFYLATLGAARAMQLEGTLGNFAAGTEADFIVLDKQSTPLLARRTAGCQSLEELLFAFALLGDDRAVAATYSGGQCVHVRGQG